In Nicotiana tabacum cultivar K326 chromosome 11, ASM71507v2, whole genome shotgun sequence, a single window of DNA contains:
- the LOC107798068 gene encoding threonine synthase, chloroplastic: MASYSSHSSIISPPHHPHQLHHPTKFLPFKVTCTTTTSNQQTTLPQTTKKSALKFSAKYVPFNSISNNTPTDESYSLDEIIYRSNSGGLLDVQHDLEALKQYDGKYWKSLFDSRVGKTTWPYGSGVWSKKEWVLPEIDDDDIVSAFEGNSNLFWAERFGKKYLGMNDLWVKHCGISHTGSFKDLGMTVLVSQVNRLRKLKRPLVGVGCASTGDTSAALSAYCAAADIPSIVFLPANKISMAQLVQPIANGAFVISIDTDFDGCMKLIREVTSELPIYLANSLNSLRLEGQKTAAIEILQQFDWEVPDWVIIPGGNLGNIYAFYKGFKMCQEMGLVDRIPRLVCAQAANANPLCMYYKSGWTNFQPVKANTTFASAIQIGDPVSIDRAVYALKNSNGIVEEATEEELMDATALADSTGMFICPHTGVALTALMKLRNSGVIAPTERTVVVSTAHGLKFTQSKIEYHSKEIKNMASRFANPPVEVKADFGSVMDVLKNYLKSKS; this comes from the coding sequence ATGGCTTCTTATTCTTCACATTCTTCCATTATCTCCCCACCCCACCACCCTCACCAACTCCACCACCCCACAAAATTCCTTCCTTTTAAAGTAACTTGTACCACCACCACTAGCAACCAACAAACAACTCTGCCACAAACAACCAAGAAATCTGCTCTAAAATTTTCAGCAAAGTATGTACCTTTCAACTCTATCTCTAACAATACCCCTACTGATGAATCCTACTCTCTTGATGAAATAATATACAGAAGTAATTCAGGGGGTTTGCTTGATGTGCAACATGACTTAGAGGCCTTGAAACAATATGATGGTAAATATTGGAAGTCTTTGTTTGATTCCAGAGTTGGGAAAACAACATGGCCTTATGGCTCTGGAGTTTGGTCCAAAAAAGAATGGGTTTTgcctgaaattgatgatgatgatattgtaAGTGCTTTTGAGGGAAATTCCAATCTTTTTTGGGCTGAAAGATTTGGGAAAAAGTACTTAGGCATGAATGATTTGTGGGTGAAACACTGTGGTATTAGTCATACTGGTAGTTTTAAAGATTTAGGCATGACAGTTTTGGTTAGCCAAGTGAATAGGCTAAGAAAACTGAAACGCCCTTTGGTTGGTGTTGGCTGTGCTTCAACTGGTGACACGTCTGCTGCTTTATCTGCTTATTGTGCTGCTGCAGACATACCATCTATTGTGTTTTTGCCAGCAAATAAAATTTCAATGGCGCAGTTGGTTCAGCCTATAGCCAATGGTGCTTTTGTTATCAGCATTGACACAGATTTTGATGGATGTATGAAACTGATTCGTGAAGTTACTTCAGAGTTGCCTATATATTTGGCTAATTCTTTAAACAGTTTGAGGCTTGAAGGGCAAAAGACTGCAGCAATTGAAATTTTGCAGCAGTTTGATTGGGAAGTGCCTGATTGGGTTATTATTCCTGGTGGGAATTTAGGTAACATTTATGCTTTTTACAAAGGGTTCAAAATGTGTCAAGAAATGGGGTTAGTTGATAGGATTCCAAGGCTGGTTTGTGCTCAAGCTGCAAATGCTAATCCTTTATGTATGTATTACAAGTCAGGGTGGACTAATTTTCAGCCAGTTAAGGCAAATACAACATTTGCTTCAGCTATACAGATTGGTGACCCTGTTTCTATTGACAGAGCAGTTTATGCACTCAAGAATTCAAATGGGATAGTGGAAGAGGCAACTGAGGAAGAATTAATGGATGCTACTGCACTTGCTGATTCAACTGGGATGTTTATATGTCCACATACAGGTGTTGCTTTAACTGCATTAATGAAGCTTAGGAATAGTGGGGTTATTGCTCCAACTGAAAGGACTGTGGTTGTTAGTACAGCTCATGGATTGAAGTTTACTCAGTCCAAGATTGAATATCATTCTAAGGAGATCAAAAATATGGCTTCTCGGTTTGCTAATCCACCTGTGGAAGTAAAAGCAGATTTTGGATCAGTCATGGATGTTCTGAAAAACTACTTGAAGTCCAAGTCATAG